In the Alteromonas sp. M12 genome, one interval contains:
- a CDS encoding protein phosphatase 2C domain-containing protein: MAAGNTHKGIRRTSNQDAIFMDDSQGIWIVADGMGGHNAGEIAANIICKYLPTEIKQPSQTVTNAILKVHNQIQTASRQHTLYAGMGSTMILAVQQQQHLQIYWSGDCRAYLYTAGKLRLVSKDHSLIQKLKDDNIIDDQAAAKHPQRHLVTSCLGGSLAQPVIDNITLILGLNDLLLLCSDGLYNELNLQDMQAIISEKKASETRVNELIKQANQLGGKDNISAILIAHR; encoded by the coding sequence ATGGCTGCGGGTAACACCCACAAAGGCATTCGCAGAACTAGCAATCAAGACGCAATTTTTATGGATGATAGCCAAGGTATTTGGATAGTCGCTGATGGTATGGGTGGGCACAATGCTGGTGAAATAGCGGCCAATATAATTTGTAAGTATTTACCAACTGAAATTAAACAGCCATCTCAAACCGTCACCAATGCGATCCTCAAAGTGCATAACCAAATACAAACCGCCAGCCGGCAACACACATTGTATGCAGGTATGGGTAGCACTATGATTCTGGCAGTCCAGCAACAACAGCATTTACAAATATACTGGAGTGGAGATTGTCGCGCCTATTTATACACTGCAGGTAAATTGAGATTAGTTAGCAAAGATCATTCTTTGATACAGAAACTCAAAGACGACAATATTATTGATGATCAGGCGGCGGCTAAACATCCCCAGCGCCACTTAGTTACGTCATGTTTAGGAGGATCCCTTGCACAACCTGTGATCGACAATATAACGCTCATATTAGGTCTTAATGATTTGTTACTACTGTGCTCAGATGGTTTGTATAACGAGCTAAATTTGCAAGACATGCAGGCTATTATTAGCGAAAAAAAAGCATCTGAAACTAGGGTCAATGAATTAATTAAACAGGCAAATCAGCTAGGAGGAAAAGACAATATCTCAGCCATTTTGATTGCTCATCGGTGA
- a CDS encoding ECF-type sigma factor — MSSFANKIESLSPEVQSLMLAELHRIASRFMCAEQQGHTLQATALVNEAYIRLAEKTMNIADKQHFIAIAAQQMRRILVDHAREKYAAKRGGKQIKVTLVDQQGDIAQLSSQDQVELMYIDELLNQLACFDQRASQIFELKLFSMLTHPEIADLLGLSVATVERDIQAAKAWFKVQIHANNSSSSSPERN; from the coding sequence ATGTCGTCTTTTGCAAACAAAATCGAATCGTTATCCCCAGAAGTACAATCACTGATGCTTGCAGAATTACATCGTATTGCATCACGCTTTATGTGTGCTGAACAACAAGGCCACACGCTGCAGGCTACTGCATTAGTGAATGAAGCGTACATAAGGCTTGCTGAAAAAACGATGAATATTGCTGACAAACAACACTTCATCGCCATTGCCGCCCAACAAATGCGCAGAATTTTGGTTGACCATGCCCGTGAAAAATATGCGGCTAAACGAGGTGGTAAGCAAATTAAAGTGACCTTAGTCGATCAACAAGGGGATATAGCCCAGCTCTCAAGTCAAGATCAAGTAGAGCTGATGTACATTGATGAATTACTTAATCAACTTGCCTGCTTTGATCAACGTGCCTCGCAGATTTTTGAACTCAAACTCTTTTCCATGTTAACCCATCCTGAAATAGCAGACCTCTTGGGACTTTCCGTAGCAACAGTAGAACGCGACATACAGGCCGCGAAAGCCTGGTTCAAAGTCCAAATTCACGCCAATAATTCATCTTCATCCAGCCCAGAGCGAAACTGA
- a CDS encoding efflux RND transporter periplasmic adaptor subunit, with product MKSSISIVGLLTVVTLLSGCQQESAPPKTASVPVVSYVAVTTGEHKIDTKMQGRVVASSIAEVRPQVGGIVQQRLFNEGNTVEKGELLYQIDPATYQAAYNEAKANLNSAKASLETAKLKDERYANLLKFEGVSQQDADDVHATYLEAKANIEKYEAALASASINLEFTKVTAPISGHIGISNVTQGALVTAQQTTALATIRKLDPIYVDMTKSSKELLKLRQMLGSKGISEGTTEVSLTLEDGSEYDHKGQLKMQEVSVDASTGTVTLRAEFPNPNGLLLPGMFVRTQVNEAVNQHAILVPQQGIYHSATGEAYAYVIGENNLVEKRTVETVNAVENKWLISSGLSENDKLLVEGAGKVRPGSEVKPVLVEMTEQGTMITVVKQDQNSSSVQVGV from the coding sequence ATGAAATCTTCAATCAGCATCGTGGGACTGCTTACGGTAGTAACTTTGCTAAGTGGTTGCCAGCAAGAAAGCGCACCCCCGAAAACCGCCTCTGTGCCAGTCGTATCTTATGTTGCAGTAACAACGGGTGAGCATAAAATTGATACTAAAATGCAAGGTCGTGTTGTTGCTTCCTCAATTGCAGAAGTACGCCCACAGGTAGGTGGCATTGTGCAACAGCGTTTATTCAATGAGGGCAATACCGTAGAAAAAGGTGAATTGCTCTATCAAATTGATCCGGCTACGTATCAGGCAGCTTACAATGAAGCAAAAGCAAATTTGAACAGTGCTAAGGCTTCGCTAGAAACGGCTAAGTTGAAGGATGAGCGTTATGCGAACTTGTTGAAGTTTGAAGGTGTTTCACAACAAGATGCTGACGATGTTCATGCGACTTATTTAGAAGCGAAAGCCAATATTGAAAAGTATGAAGCCGCATTAGCTTCTGCGTCTATCAATCTTGAATTTACTAAGGTTACCGCTCCTATTTCTGGGCATATTGGCATTTCCAATGTGACTCAAGGGGCATTAGTTACTGCGCAGCAAACTACCGCCTTAGCGACTATCCGCAAACTTGACCCTATCTATGTGGATATGACAAAAAGCAGTAAAGAATTGCTTAAATTGCGTCAAATGTTGGGTTCCAAGGGGATTTCCGAAGGCACAACTGAAGTTTCACTTACCTTGGAAGACGGCTCTGAGTATGACCACAAAGGCCAGTTGAAAATGCAGGAAGTGTCAGTAGATGCGTCAACCGGTACTGTCACCCTTCGCGCTGAATTTCCGAATCCAAATGGTTTGTTATTACCTGGAATGTTCGTAAGAACTCAAGTAAATGAAGCGGTCAATCAACACGCAATACTCGTTCCACAACAAGGTATTTATCACTCAGCCACAGGCGAAGCTTATGCCTATGTTATTGGTGAGAATAACTTAGTCGAAAAACGCACTGTTGAAACCGTTAATGCCGTTGAAAACAAATGGTTGATCTCAAGCGGATTGTCAGAGAACGATAAGCTCTTAGTTGAAGGGGCTGGTAAAGTTCGTCCTGGCAGTGAAGTTAAACCTGTATTGGTTGAAATGACCGAGCAAGGCACCATGATCACCGTGGTTAAACAAGACCAAAATAGCTCCTCTGTACAAGTGGGAGTGTAG
- a CDS encoding YHYH protein, with amino-acid sequence MGLSYQWPLMMVAVSAAIALTGCNDASVKNVTQSASAKGIDLSMFAEGAFLETPTIVDCETAEGTKTTCYKLVTSGAPAGREPGPFCPRKITDGADKGGTWFSKEGTGDLVDITGEFILKLGEYYGDEKWMVYEANTGNVRYTATKAACLGAARPDVEEQYMQNCIECELEYLDDDFSLTYLIPTQPIPAAETGRVHTVGIALDGTELSGPAPINAILGAYTIAAFDDCGGHINVHQGYHYHSTTGCTDTLEDTDDGHAPLIGYASDGYGIYAMKDAQGKETEGLDQCRGITDQTRGYHYHAASPSENMFIGCLHGESVRPAGGPPGGPNGAGGPPNDHPPPRGE; translated from the coding sequence ATGGGATTATCATATCAATGGCCATTAATGATGGTGGCTGTGTCTGCTGCGATTGCATTAACAGGATGCAACGACGCTTCGGTCAAGAATGTTACGCAATCAGCCAGTGCCAAGGGCATAGACCTTTCCATGTTTGCCGAAGGAGCGTTTCTCGAAACGCCGACAATCGTTGACTGTGAAACAGCTGAAGGCACAAAAACCACCTGCTATAAATTAGTTACCTCTGGGGCGCCAGCAGGACGTGAACCTGGTCCTTTTTGCCCGAGAAAAATCACCGATGGGGCAGATAAAGGCGGAACTTGGTTTAGTAAAGAGGGAACTGGCGATTTGGTAGATATCACCGGTGAGTTTATTTTAAAGCTAGGTGAATATTACGGTGACGAAAAGTGGATGGTGTATGAAGCCAACACTGGAAATGTGCGCTACACCGCGACCAAAGCAGCCTGTTTAGGGGCGGCACGGCCTGACGTTGAAGAACAATATATGCAAAACTGCATTGAATGCGAATTAGAATACCTTGATGACGATTTTTCACTGACTTATCTAATTCCTACCCAACCTATTCCTGCAGCTGAAACCGGACGAGTTCATACGGTAGGCATTGCCTTAGACGGCACTGAACTATCTGGTCCAGCACCAATTAATGCCATTCTAGGAGCCTATACCATCGCAGCTTTTGACGATTGTGGTGGACATATTAACGTCCATCAAGGCTATCACTACCATTCGACCACCGGCTGCACTGATACCCTCGAAGACACCGATGATGGTCATGCTCCTTTAATTGGTTACGCGTCTGATGGATACGGTATTTACGCAATGAAAGATGCCCAAGGTAAAGAAACAGAAGGACTTGATCAGTGTCGGGGAATTACCGACCAAACACGAGGTTATCATTACCACGCTGCCAGTCCCAGTGAGAATATGTTCATAGGCTGCTTGCACGGCGAATCCGTTCGCCCCGCTGGCGGCCCTCCTGGCGGACCTAATGGCGCAGGTGGTCCGCCAAATGATCATCCGCCTCCCCGTGGAGAATAG
- a CDS encoding serine/threonine-protein kinase: MEQQKWFLIKQLFSEAQALPTAEQQGYVQRKSEGDEQVYESVMQMLGVENSTRNNPNLSGIIAASASQLLIDDQALQAGDVVEQFKVVEPIGDGGMGSVFLGERAEGDFEQLVAIKVIHRKHFTVQSLQRFIRERQILASLHHKNIASFIGGGETQHGQPYIILEYVDGVTITQYCQQHRLDIPQRLDLFKQVLAAVIYAHQNLVVHRDIKPSNVLVNAQGDVKLLDFGIAKLVQESHEGANLAGDLTQEFSRVLTPANASPEQVLGSNITTRSDVYGLGALLMHLLTDEPVFDTSATTQSSLESMIVDQVPVRPSFKCLESTDEHIRKRAKSLKGDLDTIVMKALQKDPERRYSSTEHFLEDIVRHQRNYPISAKPDSLVYRVTKFVQRNTLSTVLVSLFLASLISTSIVIMQQSITIQNERDAALKQAFIAQETAKFMTDMFDAADPNIHAGESISVKSLVDQAAVDLDKLNSDPLIMAQLSGTLSSVYNQLGEYDLSSSMMEKAEQYLFASKQDSENASYIALKFLLGNEKANLLVNTGQYDQALSLTASLIQDLENTDTSSLSAEQIDNFYIWLEYGLGSAYSYSGRDTLAIEHYQNALTRSEQVVAAGGEYAEEILINHLSSRYFGLGHSLRRVGDYAQSKIVLLRGIEIEKSLDKPPSLDLAHGLNQLADTYLQLGELELAEKYAQEGLTIRRNIHDYGHIEIIASTGVLSNIYAKQKHYDRSIEMREEMLNMVEQAVGKEHPFYASVLDALGNLHMLKNDYQKARRYFDDSYELFALIFPEGHIYVAKTLVNLGDLALREDKIQLAKDNFEQALQILTSKAPDPSELMAKANALYAVSLYKNAQPEAAIEYEESALNILQTTFGLDSFEYKTLYQRLQSAKN; the protein is encoded by the coding sequence ATGGAGCAACAAAAATGGTTTCTAATTAAACAGTTATTTAGCGAAGCACAAGCGCTGCCAACAGCTGAGCAACAAGGATACGTGCAGCGTAAAAGCGAGGGAGATGAACAGGTTTACGAAAGTGTGATGCAAATGCTAGGAGTCGAAAATAGCACTCGAAATAATCCTAATTTGTCGGGCATTATTGCCGCTTCAGCATCGCAATTATTAATCGATGATCAAGCATTGCAAGCAGGCGATGTTGTCGAACAATTTAAAGTGGTTGAACCTATAGGTGATGGCGGCATGGGCAGTGTATTCTTGGGCGAACGTGCCGAAGGTGATTTTGAACAACTGGTTGCCATTAAAGTGATTCACCGTAAACATTTTACGGTGCAAAGCCTACAACGCTTCATACGCGAACGTCAAATTCTGGCGTCATTACACCATAAAAACATTGCAAGCTTTATTGGTGGTGGAGAAACCCAGCATGGACAACCCTATATTATTTTAGAATACGTTGATGGGGTCACTATTACCCAATATTGCCAGCAACATAGATTAGATATTCCACAACGCTTGGATTTATTTAAACAAGTTTTAGCTGCCGTAATCTACGCTCATCAAAACCTAGTTGTGCACCGTGATATTAAGCCCAGCAACGTTTTAGTTAATGCTCAAGGTGACGTTAAATTACTGGATTTTGGCATTGCCAAGTTGGTACAAGAAAGTCACGAGGGAGCTAACCTTGCCGGCGATTTAACCCAAGAGTTTAGCCGAGTCTTAACTCCTGCCAATGCATCTCCAGAGCAAGTGCTTGGTAGCAATATAACGACTCGCTCAGATGTATATGGATTGGGTGCTTTGTTAATGCACCTGTTAACCGACGAACCAGTGTTCGATACTTCCGCCACCACTCAGTCTAGCTTGGAATCGATGATAGTCGACCAAGTGCCGGTACGTCCAAGTTTCAAGTGTTTAGAGTCAACTGATGAACATATCCGTAAACGGGCCAAAAGCCTGAAGGGGGATTTAGATACGATTGTAATGAAAGCCTTGCAAAAAGATCCTGAACGACGCTATTCAAGTACTGAGCACTTTTTAGAAGACATTGTAAGACATCAACGCAACTATCCCATATCTGCCAAGCCAGACAGCCTTGTTTATAGAGTCACAAAGTTTGTGCAACGTAATACCTTAAGTACGGTGCTAGTATCCCTGTTTTTGGCGAGTTTAATAAGCACTAGTATCGTCATAATGCAGCAATCTATTACGATTCAAAATGAACGTGATGCGGCGTTAAAACAAGCTTTTATCGCGCAAGAAACAGCTAAATTCATGACGGATATGTTCGATGCCGCAGATCCCAATATCCATGCAGGCGAATCCATTAGTGTTAAGTCATTAGTCGACCAAGCAGCCGTCGATTTAGACAAGCTTAACAGTGATCCATTGATCATGGCACAACTCAGCGGCACGTTATCCAGCGTATATAACCAACTCGGGGAATACGATTTATCCTCTTCTATGATGGAAAAAGCCGAACAATATCTGTTCGCCTCCAAACAAGATTCAGAAAATGCGAGCTATATTGCCCTAAAATTTTTATTGGGAAATGAGAAGGCCAACCTACTCGTAAATACCGGTCAATATGATCAGGCACTCAGCTTAACTGCGTCACTTATCCAAGATCTGGAAAATACCGATACTTCCAGCTTAAGTGCAGAGCAAATAGATAACTTTTACATCTGGCTTGAATACGGATTGGGTTCCGCCTACTCATATAGTGGACGAGACACCTTGGCAATCGAGCATTATCAAAATGCCTTAACACGATCCGAGCAAGTGGTAGCGGCAGGAGGAGAGTACGCCGAAGAGATATTGATAAATCATTTATCAAGTCGTTATTTTGGATTGGGCCATTCACTTCGCAGGGTAGGTGACTACGCCCAGTCTAAAATAGTGCTGCTACGTGGTATTGAAATTGAAAAATCGTTAGATAAACCGCCAAGCTTAGATCTTGCCCATGGCCTCAACCAACTTGCAGACACGTATTTGCAACTTGGTGAGCTAGAACTAGCAGAAAAATATGCCCAAGAAGGACTTACTATTAGGCGCAATATTCATGATTATGGACATATCGAAATCATTGCCAGTACAGGAGTGCTTAGCAATATTTACGCGAAACAAAAGCACTATGATCGCAGTATCGAAATGCGTGAAGAAATGTTGAACATGGTGGAGCAAGCTGTGGGTAAGGAACACCCGTTTTATGCCAGTGTATTGGATGCGTTAGGCAATTTACACATGCTCAAAAATGACTATCAAAAAGCACGCCGGTATTTCGATGATTCATATGAACTTTTTGCGCTGATCTTTCCCGAAGGTCATATATATGTGGCAAAAACTTTAGTCAATCTAGGTGATCTCGCGCTACGGGAAGATAAAATCCAACTAGCAAAAGACAACTTTGAACAAGCTCTGCAAATTTTAACGTCCAAGGCACCAGATCCCTCAGAATTAATGGCAAAAGCCAACGCATTATATGCGGTAAGCTTATATAAAAATGCTCAGCCAGAAGCAGCAATTGAATACGAAGAATCTGCATTGAACATTTTACAAACTACATTTGGACTAGACTCTTTTGAATACAAAACCTTGTACCAACGCCTGCAAAGTGCCAAAAACTGA
- a CDS encoding efflux RND transporter permease subunit, which yields MFARFFIDRPVFAWVISIIIMLTGIASILSLPVAQYPSVAPPVISVSTSYTGADAATVENSVTQILEQQLTGLDGLLYFSSSSTSDGAASVKITFEEGTDPDYAQVQVQNKVEQVSTRFPESVQAQGVTVTKSNSDFLLVVALYDKTDQATAFDVADYISSNLQDSLARIEGVGDVRVFGSQYAMRIWLDPNKLAAYELMPSDISSALSAQNVQVPAGKIGAVPTLANQELNATVTAQSMMSTPEEFRNIIVKYNSTGANVRLSDVARVEIGSESYSAIPRLNGHPASGIAIMLSPGANALDTATRVKDKVAELSVNLPDGYEVTFPRDSTAFIKISISEVVQTLIEAVILVVLVMWLFLQNWRATLIPAIAVPVVLLGTFGVLAAFGFSINTLTMFGIVLSIGLLVDDAIVVVENVERLMREKNLSPRDATIESMSEISTALVGIAVVLSAVFLPMAFFGGSTGVIYKQFSIAIVSSMTLSVIVALTLSPTLCASMLKQSNHSSEGKGFFARFNRGFERMTKSYTGHVESIIARKVRWVLVYGGIVVVLGLLIVRLPTGFLPQEDQGSTMFQINLPPGASIKRTRAVAEQVEQYLQEKESDIVIRSFSISGFNFAGSGQNAGMGFVALTPWDERPNEEQSADALINRMNKNLSSIRDASVYSMSQPVIQGLGQSNGFTFELQAAAGTTRDELTQLKNELLEKARQSSLLVGVREGALSDTPQLKIDIDNGKATALGLSLSDVSSTLTSAWAGTYVNDFIDNGRVKKVYLESDAQFRSKPEDLGEWHVRGTNADGETSMTPFSAFSTISWSSAPQSLSRFNGIASYQLQGAAASGVSSGQAMAEMERLTQEVGQGKLNFSWSGLSYQEKLSSGQSSTLYAISILVVFLALAALYESWSVPLSVILVIPLGVVGAALAASLRGLENDIYFQVALVTTIGLASKNAILIVEFAESSYQRGMSLIDSAVHAAKLRLRPIIMTSLAFIFGTIPLAISSGAGANSRISIGTGIVGGTFTATVLGIFFVPLFFVIIRGLFPKRRPVYDDAVNTGEKADA from the coding sequence ATGTTTGCTCGCTTTTTTATTGATCGCCCAGTATTTGCTTGGGTTATCTCAATCATCATTATGCTTACGGGTATTGCCTCTATTTTATCGTTGCCTGTAGCGCAGTACCCAAGTGTGGCACCGCCTGTAATCAGTGTAAGTACTAGCTATACAGGGGCGGATGCGGCCACAGTTGAAAACAGTGTTACGCAAATACTAGAACAACAGTTAACAGGGTTAGATGGGCTTCTGTATTTTTCGTCTTCTAGCACGTCTGATGGTGCAGCTTCGGTTAAAATCACCTTTGAAGAAGGGACTGATCCTGATTACGCGCAAGTACAGGTACAAAATAAAGTTGAGCAAGTTAGTACTCGATTTCCTGAGTCGGTGCAAGCACAAGGTGTCACAGTTACTAAATCCAATTCAGATTTTTTATTGGTAGTTGCACTGTATGATAAAACCGATCAGGCGACAGCCTTTGATGTAGCAGACTATATATCTTCCAACCTACAAGACTCTCTAGCACGAATTGAAGGTGTTGGTGACGTCAGAGTATTCGGTTCGCAATATGCCATGCGTATTTGGTTAGACCCGAATAAATTAGCGGCTTATGAGCTTATGCCGTCAGACATTAGCAGTGCATTAAGCGCACAAAATGTTCAGGTTCCTGCTGGTAAAATAGGTGCCGTACCTACGCTGGCTAATCAAGAATTGAATGCTACTGTGACTGCCCAATCGATGATGTCTACGCCGGAAGAATTTCGCAATATTATTGTTAAATACAATTCAACGGGGGCGAATGTACGCTTAAGTGATGTCGCTCGAGTGGAAATTGGCAGTGAAAGTTATAGCGCTATTCCACGTTTGAACGGCCATCCAGCCTCAGGTATTGCAATAATGTTGTCACCTGGAGCAAACGCCCTTGATACGGCCACGCGGGTTAAAGATAAAGTGGCTGAACTGTCGGTCAACTTACCTGACGGTTACGAAGTGACCTTCCCCCGTGACAGCACAGCGTTTATTAAAATATCCATAAGTGAAGTGGTACAAACCCTGATTGAAGCGGTTATTTTAGTTGTGCTGGTTATGTGGTTGTTTTTGCAAAATTGGCGGGCCACATTGATCCCTGCTATTGCTGTGCCGGTAGTTTTATTGGGGACATTTGGCGTGCTGGCGGCGTTTGGGTTCTCAATCAACACACTGACTATGTTCGGTATTGTCTTGTCCATTGGTTTGTTGGTAGATGATGCCATTGTTGTGGTAGAAAACGTCGAACGTTTGATGCGCGAAAAGAACCTATCGCCACGTGATGCGACCATAGAGTCTATGTCGGAAATTAGTACGGCACTGGTGGGAATCGCGGTTGTGTTATCTGCTGTATTTTTACCTATGGCGTTTTTTGGTGGCTCCACAGGTGTAATCTATAAACAGTTCTCTATTGCTATTGTCTCTTCTATGACGTTATCGGTTATTGTCGCGTTAACCCTGAGTCCTACGTTATGTGCCAGTATGCTTAAACAAAGCAACCATAGCAGTGAAGGTAAGGGCTTTTTTGCTCGTTTTAATCGCGGTTTTGAGCGCATGACGAAGTCTTATACTGGCCATGTCGAAAGCATTATTGCGCGTAAAGTTCGCTGGGTTTTGGTGTACGGTGGCATAGTTGTTGTTTTAGGTTTGCTAATTGTTCGTCTACCTACTGGTTTCTTACCTCAAGAAGATCAGGGCAGCACTATGTTTCAAATTAATTTGCCCCCAGGTGCATCCATCAAGCGTACACGGGCCGTGGCAGAGCAAGTCGAGCAATACCTGCAGGAAAAAGAGTCTGACATTGTTATTCGTTCCTTTTCTATTTCCGGTTTTAATTTCGCCGGTAGTGGCCAAAATGCGGGTATGGGATTTGTTGCATTGACGCCTTGGGATGAGCGACCTAACGAAGAGCAAAGTGCAGATGCGCTAATTAATCGAATGAATAAAAACCTGTCTAGTATTCGTGATGCCAGCGTATATTCTATGTCGCAGCCGGTGATTCAAGGGCTAGGGCAAAGCAATGGTTTCACCTTTGAATTGCAAGCCGCAGCGGGCACAACTCGTGATGAGCTTACCCAATTGAAAAATGAGTTGCTCGAAAAAGCACGACAAAGCAGTTTGCTTGTTGGGGTCAGAGAAGGGGCGTTAAGTGATACTCCTCAACTGAAAATTGATATTGATAATGGCAAAGCCACCGCACTTGGATTGTCATTATCAGATGTATCTAGCACCTTAACCTCAGCTTGGGCTGGAACTTATGTAAATGACTTTATTGATAATGGTCGGGTGAAAAAGGTCTATTTAGAAAGTGATGCGCAGTTCCGTTCGAAACCTGAAGACCTGGGTGAATGGCATGTTCGTGGCACCAACGCTGATGGTGAAACGAGTATGACGCCTTTCTCCGCTTTCAGTACTATTTCTTGGTCAAGCGCACCACAAAGTTTGTCTCGTTTTAATGGAATTGCGTCTTATCAGCTTCAAGGTGCGGCAGCCAGTGGCGTCAGTTCGGGTCAAGCTATGGCTGAAATGGAGCGCTTAACCCAAGAAGTGGGGCAGGGAAAATTAAATTTCTCATGGAGTGGATTATCTTACCAAGAGAAATTATCTAGTGGACAGTCCTCCACCCTCTACGCTATTTCCATTTTAGTGGTTTTCTTAGCGCTAGCGGCGTTATATGAAAGTTGGTCGGTGCCGTTATCGGTGATTTTAGTTATCCCGCTTGGTGTTGTAGGTGCAGCATTGGCAGCCAGTTTAAGAGGTTTGGAAAATGACATTTATTTCCAAGTAGCTCTGGTTACTACCATTGGATTGGCTTCAAAAAATGCGATTTTGATTGTGGAATTTGCAGAGTCTTCTTATCAGCGCGGTATGTCGTTGATTGATTCTGCTGTGCACGCTGCCAAGTTGCGTTTAAGGCCAATCATTATGACGTCTCTTGCGTTCATTTTCGGAACCATACCATTGGCTATCTCATCCGGTGCAGGAGCTAATAGTCGAATTTCCATAGGTACAGGAATCGTTGGTGGAACCTTCACCGCAACTGTTTTGGGGATTTTCTTTGTACCTTTATTCTTTGTCATCATCCGTGGCTTATTCCCAAAAAGACGTCCGGTTTATGATGATGCTGTTAATACAGGGGAGAAAGCTGATGCGTAA
- a CDS encoding ACT domain-containing protein, translating to MSGEKDLAKLIASMEPVLLPQEYVFATFETYDYQMLQQLKPISTFLEKEGMSVIIEKHLADKQKIAYSGVFKCITLNVHSSLDAVGLTAAISKKLTQSNISANVVAGYYHDHIFVSTKDAAQAIKDLKDLAKNGLVN from the coding sequence ATGTCTGGTGAAAAAGATTTAGCCAAACTTATTGCTTCAATGGAACCCGTTTTGTTGCCACAAGAGTATGTGTTTGCGACTTTTGAAACTTATGATTACCAAATGTTGCAACAGTTGAAACCGATAAGCACGTTTTTAGAAAAAGAAGGTATGTCGGTGATTATTGAAAAACACCTCGCCGATAAGCAAAAAATTGCTTATTCAGGGGTATTTAAGTGTATTACCCTAAATGTGCACTCAAGCCTTGATGCCGTTGGTTTAACCGCCGCTATCTCTAAAAAACTTACCCAATCAAATATCAGTGCAAACGTGGTTGCTGGTTATTATCACGATCATATTTTTGTCAGTACCAAGGACGCCGCTCAAGCTATTAAAGATTTAAAGGATTTGGCAAAGAACGGTTTAGTCAACTGA
- a CDS encoding SMR family transporter: MSWFILIIAGFLEAGWLVGIQKSESFTHIPYVILAVLSMALSLLLFSIATKDIPISHAYLVWLAVGASSISIINHYFFDQSLSIKQLICLIIIALGVIGLKLSS, encoded by the coding sequence ATGTCTTGGTTTATTCTCATTATTGCAGGGTTTTTGGAAGCTGGTTGGTTAGTCGGTATTCAAAAATCTGAATCATTTACTCATATTCCCTACGTTATACTTGCTGTGTTATCTATGGCACTGAGTTTACTGTTGTTTTCAATTGCAACAAAAGACATTCCCATTAGCCATGCATATCTTGTTTGGTTGGCTGTTGGTGCGTCTAGTATTTCAATTATTAATCATTACTTCTTCGATCAAAGCCTTTCTATTAAACAACTTATTTGTTTAATTATCATTGCGTTGGGAGTTATTGGTTTGAAGTTGAGTAGTTAA